In a single window of the Coffea eugenioides isolate CCC68of chromosome 3, Ceug_1.0, whole genome shotgun sequence genome:
- the LOC113767055 gene encoding beta-D-xylosidase 1, with protein sequence MAQSQRQCFSFPIIFLLIFLSSYTGQSRPPFACDPNNALSKTFPFCSVSLHIRDRVKDLLGRLTLQEKIRLLVNNAAPVERLGIKGYEWWSEALHGVARSPGVHFGGEFPGATSFPQVITTAASFNASLWEQIGRVVSDEARAMYNGGAAGLSFWSPNVNIFRDPRWGRGQETPGEDPIVASRYATSYVRGLQSPVGNSLKVAACCKHYTAYDLDQWNDVDRFHFNARVNKQDLEDTYNVPFKACVVEGRVASVMCSYNQVNGKPTCADPSLLRGTIRGQWRLDGYIVSDCDSVDTFFNQQHFTPTPEDAVAATIRAGLDLDCGPFLAIFTERAIRAGKLSVALVDAALTNTLHVQMRLGMFDGARQPYLNLGPKDVCTPAHKQLALEAAHQGIVLLQNRARSLPLSTHLHHTVAVIGPNSDATETMIGNYAGIPCGYISPLQGIGRYARTIHQAGCNGVACISNHQFGAAEAAARQADATVLVMGLDQSIEAEAKDRLSLLLPGLQQELVSRVARASRGPVILVLMCGSPVDVTFAKNDPRIAAILWAGYPGQAGGAAIADIIFGTTNPGAKLPMTWYPQDYVVKVPMTDMGMRPDPSRGYPGRTYRFYKGPVVFPFGFGLSYTAFKVALAHAPTTVPVTLASNYAFKNMTLLKDAVRVSHSNCDAMKLGMHFDVQNVGERDGSHSLLVFSTPPAGKWAPAKQLVAFEKVHVLAGAQQRISVHFDACKHLSVVDRFGIRRIPMGVHSLQIGDLEHAITLQV encoded by the exons ATGGCTCAAAGCCAACGGCAATGCTTCTCATTTCCCATCATTTTCCTTCTCATTTTCCTATCCTCTTATACGGGACAATCACGTCCACCATTCGCGTGCGACCCCAACAATGCATTGTCCAAAACCTTCCCCTTCTGTAGCGTTTCTCTTCATATAAGAGATAGGGTTAAAGATTTGCTGGGACGACTGACATTGCAGGAAAAAATAAGATTGCTAGTAAATAATGCTGCACCGGTGGAGAGGTTAGGTATCAAGGGCTACGAATGGTGGTCGGAGGCGCTTCATGGGGTGGCTAGATCACCCGGAGTCCATTTTGGAGGTGAATTCCCCGGTGCAACCAGCTTCCCTCAAGTTATCACCACCGCCGCCTCATTCAATGCTTCCTTGTGGGAACAAATTGGCCGG GTGGTTTCTGATGAAGCGAGagcaatgtacaatggaggggcTGCCGGTCTATCATTTTGGAGCCCAAACGTGAACATATTCAGAGATCCGAGATGGGGGAGGGGCCAGGAAACCCCCGGTGAAGACCCCATTGTGGCTTCTAGGTACGCCACCAGTTACGTGAGGGGGCTTCAGAGCCCAGTTGGGAATAGCTTGAAGGTTGCTGCTTGTTGCAAACACTACACTGCTTATGACCTGGATCAGTGGAATGATGTGGACCGCTTCCATTTCAATGCCAGG GTAAACAAACAGGACTTGGAGGACACTTACAACGTGCCCTTCAAAGCTTGTGTGGTGGAGGGCAGGGTGGCCAGTGTAATGTGCTCGTACAATCAGGTCAATGGAAAGCCCACCTGTGCTGATCCCAGCCTGCTTCGTGGAACCATCCGTGGGCAGTGGCGGCTGGATGG GTATATTGTCTCTGATTGTGATTCCGTCGACACTTTCTTTAATCAACAACATTTCACCCCCACTCCAGAAGATGCAGTTGCAGCTACCATTAGAGCAG GATTGGATTTGGACTGTGGGCCTTTTCTTGCAATTTTCACTGAGAGGGCCATTCGTGCCGGCAAACTATCCGTGGCGCTTGTTGATGCGGCCTTAACAAACACATTACATGTCCAAATGCGCTTGGGCATGTTCGATGGAGCTAGACAGCCTTACCTGAACTTGGGTCCAAAAGATGTCTGTACACCCGCCCACAAACAACTAGCCCTTGAAGCTGCCCATCAAGGAATTGTTCTTCTCCAGAATAGGGCCAGGTCTTTGCCTCTGTCTACACACCTTCACCACACTGTTGCCGTGATTGGGCCCAATTCTGATGCCACGGAAACTATGATAGGCAACTATGCTG GGATACCATGTGGTTACATTAGCCCTTTGCAAGGCATAGGAAGATATGCTAGGACAATTCATCAAGCAGGGTGCAATGGTGTTGCTTGCATCAGTAACCACCAATTTGGTGCAGCTGAGGCTGCTGCCCGGCAGGCAGATGCAACTGTCCTAGTGATGGGGCTAGATCAATCGATTGAAGCCGAAGCCAAGGATCGATTAAGCCTCCTTTTGCCTGGACTACAGCAGGAACTTGTCTCCAGGGTGGCAAGAGCTTCAAGAGGACCTGTAATTTTAGTCTTGATGTGTGGCAGTCCTGTGGATGTCACATTTGCCAAGAATGATCCACGCATTGCAGCCATCTTGTGGGCCGGCTACCCTGGTCAAGCTGGAGGTGCTGCCATTGCTGATATAATTTTTGGAACAACCAATCCAG GAGCAAAGCTTCCCATGACATGGTATCCACAGGACTATGTAGTTAAAGTGCCAATGACAGATATGGGTATGAGGCCGGATCCATCAAGAGGCTATCCGGGACGAACTTACAGATTTTACAAAGGACCAGTTGTGTTTCCATTTGGTTTTGGTCTGAGTTATACAGCTTTTAAGGTAGCGTTAGCCCATGCTCCAACCACCGTTCCAGTGACTCTAGCAAGCAATTATGCATTTAAAAATATGACATTGTTGAAGGATGCAGTCAGAGTTTCTCACAGCAACTGTGATGCTATGAAGTTAGGCATGCATTTTGATGTACAAAATGTAGGAGAAAGGGATGGAAGTCATTCTCTTTTAGTATTTTCAACACCTCCAGCCGGTAAATGGGCTCCTGCAAAGCAATTGGTTGCATTCGAGAAAGTCCATGTCTTGGCTGGGGCTCAACAGAGGATTAGTGTTCATTTTGACGCCTGCAAGCACCTCAGTGTTGTGGACCGATTTGGAATTCGAAGAATTCCGATGGGTGTGCACAGTCTTCAAATTGGAGATCTTGAGCACGCCATAACACTCCAAGTTTGA
- the LOC113765100 gene encoding uncharacterized protein LOC113765100 translates to MAGVGRSEEQHQHRTASATENHEVASQDKKYGGIVPKKKPLISKDPERAFFDSADWALCKQGAGACHEKSTVAVETLRPKLQRTPHQQLPPRRPTCTSGSGRDSS, encoded by the exons ATGGCAGGCGTTGGCAGAAGCGAAGAGCAACATCAGCACCGTACTGCCTCTGCCACCGAAAATCATGAG GTGGCATCTCAAGACAAGAAATATGGGGGAATCGTGCCAAAGAAAAAGCCCTTAATATCCAAG GATCCCGAGCGAGCCTTCTTTGATTCAGCAGACTGGGCTTTGTGCAAG CAAGGTGCAGGCGCATGTCATGAGAAATCAACGGTTGCTGTGGAGACATTGCGGCCAAAGCTACAG AGAACGCCTCATCAGCAATTGCCTCCTAGGAGGCCAACTTGTACGTCTGGAAGTGGAAGGGATTCTTCATAA
- the LOC113764627 gene encoding putative pentatricopeptide repeat-containing protein At3g16890, mitochondrial, with product MRRFCSLASRAAPFEKEQHCQTKLRVQKSAKVKSLTTPFARNPAAPSTGKNFKDPNLNPISITSAAVPKQNPRLHSKPIDHQYFTHILSRKDWYILLRQEFKARRVNLNCQSIISILQNQENPLLPLRFYIWVLSINPSFGKNQSIRGVLSNTLYRKGPVLLSAELVQDIRNSGSGITEDLLCVLIGSWGRLGLAKYCAEVYEQISYLGLSPSTRLYNAVIDALVKANSLDLAYLKFQQMQVDKCFPDRFTYNILIHGVCKVGLVDEALRLLKQMEGMGFAPNVFTYTILIDGFCTAKRVDEAFAFLEKMKEKNVTPNTATYRSLVNGLFRCLSPSEAFKLLSRWVDRELNLPKVACDAILCCLSDSFLPREAAAFLRKCCQRGYAVDSSTFDVTMTCLIKGLDLEETCQLLDKFTELGTKVGLRTYLLIIEVLFSSGREEKGNQYLKQMLHDGLVRNVNSYNMLIDCFCKAKMIRLASEAFSKMHNRGIRPNLVTFNTLINAHYKAGNIVKAQELLVMFLEYGFRPDIYTFSSVIDGLCRAHQIEDAFDCLTEMVEWGVTPNAHTYNILIRWLCVTGDVSKAVNLLRQMQIDGIRPDVFSFNALIQRFCRSNEIEKAQRLLLSMLALDLSPDNFTYTAFIRTLCELGRFDEAIRLFHCMEANGCVPDAYTCNSFIQILVKKAKFHEAQNIYNDYRERGMPLKPISVF from the coding sequence ATGAGAAGGTTTTGTTCATTGGCTTCCAGGGCTGCACCTTTTGAGAAGGAACAACATTGCCAGACGAAACTAAGAGTTCAAAAGTCCGCAAAGGTCAAGTCTTTAACAACTCCGTTTGCTCGAAACCCTGCCGCCCCTTCAACAGGTAAAAATTTCAAAGATCCTAACTTGAATCCAATTTCAATTACTTCTGCTGCGGTTCCTAAACAAAACCCGAGATTGCATTCGAAGCCCATTGATCACCAGTACTTTACTCACATTCTGTCGAGAAAAGATTGGTATATATTGCTGAGACAAGAGTTTAAGGCCCGGAGAGTGAATTTGAACTGCCAGTCAATCATTAGTATTttgcaaaatcaagaaaacccTTTACTCCCTCTGCGATTTTATATCTGGGTTTTGAGTATTAACCCTTCATTCGGCAAGAATCAGTCGATTCGGGGTGTTTTGAGTAATACCCTTTATAGGAAAGGTCCAGTTTTGTTGTCAGCTGAACTGGTTCAGGATATTAGAAATTCTGGTTCTGGAATTACTGAGGATTTGCTTTGTGTTCTGATTGGCAGCTGGGGGAGGTTAGGGCTAGCGAAGTATTGCGCTGAAGTTTATGAGCAGATATCATATTTGGGTCTCAGTCCTAGCACTAGGTTATACAATGCAGTCATTGACGCTTTAGTGAAGGCTAATTCACTTGACCTGGCTTACCTGAAGTTTCAGCAAATGCAGGTGGATAAATGTTTTCCTGACAGGTTTACGTATAATATTCTCATTCATGGAGTTTGTAAGGTTGGCTTAGTTGATGAGGCACTTCGTTTGTTGAAGCAAATGGAGGGAATGGGATTTGCACCCAATGTGTTTACATATACAATCCTAATTGATGGGTTTTGTACTGCTAAACGTGTAGATGAGGCATTTGCCTTTctagaaaaaatgaaggaaaagaaTGTGACCCCAAATACTGCTACTTATAGGTCCTTAGTTAATGGATTGTTTAGATGTTTATCCCCATCTGAAGCCTTTAAGTTATTGTCAAGATGGGTGGACAGAGAGCTTAATTTGCCTAAAGTTGCTTGTGATGCGATACTATGCTGCCTTTCTGATAGTTTTTTGCCAAGGGAGGCTGCTGCATTTCTTAGAAAATGTTGTCAAAGGGGTTATGCTGTCGATAGTTCAACATTTGATGTGACAATGACTTGTTTGATTAAGGGATTGGATCTTGAGGAGACTTGCCAGTTGTTAGATAAATTTACTGAACTGGGTACAAAGGTGGGGTTAAGAACGTATCTGCTTATTATTGAGGTATTGTTCAGCTCAGGACGAGAAGAAAAAGGTAATCAATACCTGAAGCAGATGCTCCATGATGGGCTTGTGAGGAATGTAAATTCATATAATATGCTGATTGACTGCTTCTGCAAGGCAAAAATGATTAGACTTGCTTCAGAAGCTTTTTCAAAGATGCATAACAGAGGTATTCGCCCTAATCTTGTTACTTTCAATACTCTCATTAATGCACACTACAAGGCTGGGAATATAGTAAAGGCACAAGAACTGCTTGTAATGTTCTTAGAGTATGGATTCAGACCTGATATCTACACTTTTAGTTCAGTGATTGATGGACTTTGTAGAGCACACCAAATTGAGGATGCTTTTGATTGTTTAACGGAAATGGTGGAGTGGGGAGTCACCCCAAATGCACACACATACAATATATTAATCCGCTGGTTATGTGTCACTGGAGATGTCTCTAAAGCTGTGAATCTGTTGAGACAAATGCAAATTGATGGGATAAGGCCTGACGTTTTCTCATTTAACGCTCTAATTCAACGTTTTTGCAGAAGTAATGAGATTGAGAAGGCACAAAGACTGCTTTTAAGCATGTTAGCATTGGATTTGAGTCCTGATAATTTTACATACACAGCTTTTATAAGGACCTTGTGTGAGTTAGGAAGATTTGATGAAGCAATAAGGTTGTTTCACTGTATGGAGGCTAATGGATGTGTCCCTGATGCATATACATGTAACTCATTTATTCAAATTTTGGTTAAGAAAGCTAAATTTCATGAAGCGCAAAACATCTATAATGACTACAGGGAGAGAGGTATGCCATTAAAGCCCATCAGTGTTTTCTAG
- the LOC113767075 gene encoding uncharacterized protein LOC113767075, whose amino-acid sequence MAFSFALRHSRLALAVFYILISLGKFGKSQGTPSETAAAGVLANEYLPGQVGANQGYPQTGSVDKDPDHIVNEALQCFDEKQIYSSCSEAYRLSSSGDLNVPAEYTDQYCSGPCVSETHLVLNCIEGVLLQFKFYNQATISDVRETIKSGCSYGPKRGDFNVAERIQEEHSNGHRTNFSLFLSGLVLIIMTRRLML is encoded by the exons ATGGCTTTCTCATTTGCCTTGAGGCATTCGCGTTTAGCTCTGGCTGTGTTTTATATCCTTATTTCTCTTGGAAAATTTG GCAAATCACAAGGGACTCCTTCAGAAACAGCTGCTGCAGGAGTACTTGCAAATGAATATTTGCCCGGACAAGTAGGTGCAAATCAAGGTTACCCCCAAACAGGAAGCGTGGATAAGGATCCGGATCATATTGTCAATGAAGCCCTGCAATGTTTCGATGAAAAGCAA ATTTACAGCAGCTGCAGTGAAGCTTATAGATTGTCCTCGAGTGGAGACCTTAACGTGCCAGCAGAATACACAGACCAGTACTGCAGTGGACCTTGTGTCTCTGAGACACACCTTGTTCTTAACTGCATCGAAGGTGTACTCTTGCAGTTCAAGTTCTACAATCAGGCCACTATAAgtgatgtgagagagacaatCAAATCCGGATGTAGCTATGGCCCTAAAAGAG GTGACTTTAATGTAGCTGAGCGGATCCAGGAGGAACATAGCAATGGGCACAGGACTAATTTCAGTCTTTTTCTTTCTGgccttgttttgatcataatGACACGTCGTTTAATGCTCTGA